In a genomic window of Poecilia reticulata strain Guanapo linkage group LG22, Guppy_female_1.0+MT, whole genome shotgun sequence:
- the LOC103458312 gene encoding uncharacterized protein LOC103458312 — protein sequence MLLFSKDRKTCCYKLCLLTGGDLLWTRSGTKSSTKSSTKSSTRHKATAGNGFLRRDLGSCSSSPCGSFGSLSASLAEGLLAGATSEQVMKPQEAELVSEISKLQFMVTELKTGFTSALLELGRIQHGDSHLREELEENRRSCQKKAFRLEALVESLREELGVLRSQIVQLYSNRAGSEPDGKSLTSKPRESDPAEPAGVCECCAPPPACLSRGKLLLHCFLQGLKAGLSEGTDARHQVAMQLLHSEWEYVSTLNQLHDKYKTPPALQTTVEPYQTYVRFVEQLLQRHVLFRNTLQERLSAEHWKSLVGDILVQLIGQNDTAFPDMYLEYTTTLASFLSLEFNRLNQQGKSLQTQSGQMEREEIKLLSLLLAPVARIHSYLSHIQNLLQWTGKEHPDCSLLLGSERALRSVLSRCHVILEEDVRWEEDEEAEQSCDAAVAASSGSCCTRSQQIREESSCAAQRDVQPAAPLTNGVDGGHSMRLECWSCSPVRRKGFLRDRAALRQPVCHCGHACCSLLAPDAAGWGENSDSGQGTFSQPTVKSTNDPETTHANSETDDTSAFDYSSVTSCSPDSTLRREVVDTNSGDDEDDEDEEDSQVPVLLKPSFSRQQQEQPAGETRGRTVCVRWQIPRFTPHPPVRSPAGPHADGPTPCLISSFGKRLVSLRKGSPPPHLKSAFRPIWDDPSKQADSAPERDSRPAGFVPVPAPAPVRNNFQAFAPSRENLRPAPGQLGGTYGPALDGGGLWDSEDSEGPCSTV from the exons ATGCTTCTCTTCAGCAAGGACAGGAAAACCTGTTG CTACAAGCTCTGCCTCCTCACAGGAGGAGACCTGCTGTGGACACGGAGCGGCACCAAGAGCAGCACCAAGAGCAGCACCAAGAGCAGCACACGACACAAAGCAACCGCAGGAAACGG ATTTCTAAGGAGGGATCTTggctcctgcagcagctccccCTGCGGCTCTTTTGGCTCGCTCAGCGCTTCCTTAGCAGAGGGTCTGCTGGCAGGAGCAACATCTGAACAG GTCATGAAGCCCCAAGAGGCAGAGCTCGTCTCTGAAATCTCAAAG CTACAGTTCATGGTCACAGAACTGAAGACGGGCTTCACCAGCGCCCTGCTGGAGCTCGGTCGGATCCAGCATGGAGACTCGCACCTgagggaggagctggaggagaacaGGAGGAGCTGTCAGAAAAAAGCTTTCCGCTTGGAGGCGCTGGTYGAGTCTCTGAGG GAGGAACTTGGAGTGCTGAGGAGTCAAATTGTGCAGCTGTACAGCAACAGGGCCGGGTCCGAGCCAGACGGAAAGAGCCTCACGTCCAAACCAAGAGAAAG CGATCCAGCAGAGCCAGCCGGTGTTTGTGAGTGTTGTGCTCCCCCACCGGCCTGCCTGTCCAGAGGGAAACTGCTCCTTCACTGCTTCCTCCAGGGTCTGAAGGCCGGGCTGAGCGAAGGAACAG ATGCTCGACACCAGGTGGCCATGCAGCTCCTGCACTCTGAGTGGGAATACGTGTCGACCCTGAACCAGCTGCACGACAAGTACAAAACCCCGCCAGCTCTCCAGACCACCGTAGAGCCGTA TCAGACGTATGTGAGGTTCGTGGAGCAGCTCCTGCAGCGACATGTGCTCTTCAGGAACACCCTGCAGGAGAGGCTGTCCGCCGAACACTGGAAGTCTCTGGTCGGCGACATCCTGGTGCAGCTCATCGGCCAAAACGAC ACAGCTTTTCCAGATATGTATCTCGAATACACGACGACGTTGGCGTCGTTCCTCTCACTCGAGTTCAACCGGCTGAATCAGCAAGGGAAAAGCCTCCAAACACAG AGCGGCCAGATGGagagagaggaaataaaactgCTSTCTTTGCTGTTGGCTCCTGTTGCTAGGATYCACAGCTACCTGAGTCACATCCAG AACCTGCTGCAGTGGACCGGTAAGGAGCATCCTGACTGCAGCCTGTTGCTGGGGTCTGAGAGAGCTCTGAGGAGCGTTTTGTCCCGCTGCCACGTGATCTTGGAGGAGGACGTTCGatgggaggaagatgaggaagcTGAGCAAAG CTGTGATGCTGCAGTCGCTGCGTCCTCCGGAAGCTGCTGCACCAGGAGCCAGCAGATAAGAGAGGAGTCCAGCTGTGCTGCTCAGAG AGATGTCCAGCCGGCTGCTCCCCTCACCAACGGGGTGGATGGTGGTCACTCCATGCGCCTGGAGTGCTGGTCCTGCAGCCCGGTGAGGAGGAAGGGCTTCCTGAGAGACCGGGCCGCCCTGAGGCAGCCCGTCTGCCACTGCGGTCATGCGTGCTGCTCTCTGCTCGCTCCGGACGCCGCGGGATGGGGAGAAAACAGCGACTCGGGTCAGGGCACCTTCAGCCAGCCCACGGTGAAATCCACCAACGACCCGGAGACGACGCACGCAAACAGCGAGACGGACGACACCTCCGCCTTTGACTACTCCTCCGTCACCTCCTGCAGCCCGGATAGCACCCTGCGCAGGGAGGTGGTGGACACCAACAGCGGGGACGACGAGGACGACGAGGACGAGGAGGACAGCCAGGTGCCCGTGCTGCTGAAGCCCTCATTCAGccggcagcagcaggagcagccgGCGGGGGAAACCAGAGGCagaactgtgtgtgtgaggtggcAGATTCCCAGATTCACCCCTCACCCTCCTGTCAGGAGCCCCGCAGGGCCGCATGCAGATGGACCGACGCCTTGCCTCATCAGTTCCTTTGGGAAGAGACTGGTCAGCCTGAGGAAAGGGTCGCCTCCTCCACATCTGAAAAGTGCCTTCAGGCCCATCTGGGACGATCCATCCAAGCAG GCCGATTCTGCTCCAGAGAGGGACAGCAGACCTGCTGGGTTCGTTCCAgttccagctccagctccagtcAGGAACAACTTCCAGGCTTTCGCTCCCAGCAGGGAAAACCTGAG ACCTGCGCCTGGTCAGCTGGGAGGGACCTATGGACCAGCTTTGGACGGGGGAGGACTGTGGGACAGTGAGGACAGCGAGGGGCCTTGCAGCACAGTTTga
- the cdkn3 gene encoding cyclin-dependent kinase inhibitor 3, producing the protein MRKTEFDSSSDEDVEEEQLTPLHISWLPLSIVECSQYLGICALPGCKYKDVRRSLQRDVGKAVFEESLLKSDIKAAVCNCLEGNRKTVVHCYGGLGRSALIAACLLLQLSVTMTANEAIEILREHRGGGAIQTVKQYNFLHEFREKYAAYKESREASTERSVSR; encoded by the exons ATGAGAAAGACCGAGTTTGACTCTTCCTCTGATGAAGATGTGGAAGAAGAGCAGCTGACTCCGCTCCACATTAGCTG GTTACCCCTGTCCATAGTTGAGTGCTCACAGTACCTTGGAATATGTGCACTGCCAG GTTGCAAGTATAAAGATGTTCGCAGGTCCTTGCAAAGAGATGTTGGTAAGGCAGTTTTTGAGGAATCTTTACtcaaatcagacattaaagctgcagtatgtaac TGCCTCGAGGGGAACAGGAAGACGGTGGTCCA ctgctaCGGAGGCCTGGGGCGATCMGCTTTAA TCGCCGCCTGCCTGCTGCTCCAGCTCTCGGTGACGATGACGGCCAACGAAGCCATCGAGATCCTCAGAGagcacagaggaggaggagcaatACAAACGGTGAAG caataCAATTTTCTTCACGAGTTTCGGGAGAAGTATGCCGCCTACAAAGAGAGCAGAGAGGCTTCCACWGAGAGATCGGTGTCTCGGTGA